Proteins co-encoded in one Rickettsiales bacterium genomic window:
- a CDS encoding DUF2155 domain-containing protein, which yields MFRILFTTLLIFLSSLSIANEEQQEEVIQNTTFEEEFANNKQYATIQILNKITAKTKYMDIKVNEENSFGPIKIKVLSCWKASPYDLSENKILLNISEKKIGTKEYENIFEGWMFSSSPAISTMEHPIYDVIAINCHDN from the coding sequence ATGTTTAGAATTTTATTTACTACCCTACTAATATTTTTGTCTTCCCTTTCTATAGCAAATGAAGAACAACAAGAAGAAGTAATTCAAAACACAACTTTTGAAGAAGAATTTGCCAACAACAAACAATATGCCACCATACAAATTCTCAACAAAATTACTGCTAAAACAAAATATATGGACATTAAAGTTAACGAAGAAAATAGCTTTGGACCAATAAAAATAAAAGTGCTCTCTTGTTGGAAAGCTTCTCCTTATGATTTATCTGAAAACAAAATTCTACTGAATATCTCAGAGAAAAAAATTGGAACAAAAGAGTATGAAAATATCTTTGAAGGATGGATGTTTTCTAGCAGTCCAGCCATATCTACAATGGAGCACCCCATATATGACGTGATAGCTATCAACTGCCATGACAATTAA
- a CDS encoding HAD-IA family hydrolase, with translation MNKHRKPSAIIFDFDDTLVNARPIINKALTATFNHFGLSEEIIKLKNIDINLSLRDYFYSIFADNVKEARDVYYSNYIEYAKDLETLEHSEDVLKILRKNNVYTAIVSNKNAPRLRYEVTEKFLWKDYFNQIIGSGDSEKDKPSPLPAKISLQNANITDYSNVWLIGDSLVDLKTAENLGCKAVLFGNLNLQDTSKFYFTVRNHAELLRILKDLYV, from the coding sequence ATGAATAAACATAGAAAACCATCTGCAATAATTTTTGATTTTGATGATACATTAGTGAATGCTAGACCCATTATTAATAAAGCTCTAACAGCCACATTTAATCATTTTGGACTATCTGAGGAAATAATAAAATTAAAAAATATTGATATTAATCTATCCTTAAGAGATTATTTTTATAGTATATTTGCTGATAATGTGAAAGAAGCAAGAGATGTTTATTATAGTAACTATATAGAATATGCAAAAGATCTAGAAACTTTAGAACATTCAGAAGATGTGCTAAAAATATTACGCAAGAATAATGTATATACTGCTATAGTTAGTAATAAAAACGCTCCAAGACTACGTTATGAAGTTACTGAAAAATTTCTATGGAAAGATTATTTTAATCAGATAATTGGCTCAGGAGATTCAGAAAAAGACAAACCATCCCCCCTTCCAGCAAAAATTTCATTGCAAAATGCAAACATAACTGATTATAGTAATGTCTGGCTTATTGGAGACAGCTTAGTTGATCTAAAAACTGCAGAGAATTTAGGATGTAAGGCTGTTCTGTTTGGAAACCTAAATCTCCAAGATACTAGTAAATTTTACTTCACTGTTCGTAACCATGCAGAACTACTGAGAATATTAAAGGACTTATATGTTTAG
- a CDS encoding sigma-54 dependent transcriptional regulator codes for MMTYNVLVVDDEEDICNLICDVLQDEKYETRVASTDLESLSMLDDKVPTVVILDVWLQGSELDGLGILEIIKKKYPYLPVIVISGHGNIETAVNAIKMGAYDYIEKPFTEDKLLITIKRACEVAKLQKENDALRMYAIESQKLIGNSSVMTSLKQSILKIAPTSSRVLITGPHGSGKKLVAKLLHEKSKRKSQPFIVFSAAGMSEERAHLELFGEESKDVFSQPRKVGVLELAHMGTLFIDEVADLPINAQSKILNFLQTNNFARNGSKNMVKLDVRIISSTSKDLKKEISQGKFREDLFYRLNVIEVNVPPLSERKDDIQLLSEFFLHYFYQYSGFPLRKLATETILTLQNYNWPGNIRQLRNVIEWLLIMSDSNPNELITSDMLPPELMNNSSSSAMENTPSSSTSTNNSIDMPLRDAREAFERQYLLTQLTRFDSNITKMANFIGMERSALHRKLKSLEIGNNDE; via the coding sequence ATTATGACTTACAACGTTTTAGTAGTAGATGATGAAGAAGATATTTGCAACCTTATTTGCGATGTATTGCAAGATGAAAAATATGAAACCAGGGTGGCATCAACGGATCTAGAATCATTGTCCATGTTAGATGATAAAGTTCCAACTGTGGTTATTTTGGACGTTTGGCTACAGGGCAGCGAACTTGATGGACTTGGAATATTAGAAATAATCAAAAAAAAATATCCATACCTTCCAGTAATTGTCATAAGTGGTCATGGAAACATAGAAACAGCTGTAAATGCTATTAAAATGGGAGCATATGACTATATAGAAAAACCCTTCACTGAGGATAAATTACTCATTACTATTAAAAGAGCATGTGAAGTTGCAAAACTACAAAAAGAGAATGATGCTCTAAGAATGTATGCTATTGAGTCTCAAAAACTAATAGGAAACTCCTCAGTAATGACCTCACTAAAACAATCCATTCTTAAAATTGCTCCTACATCAAGTAGAGTACTAATTACTGGACCACATGGAAGTGGGAAAAAATTGGTAGCAAAGTTATTACATGAGAAATCTAAACGTAAATCACAACCATTTATAGTTTTTTCTGCGGCAGGTATGTCTGAAGAAAGAGCACATCTTGAATTATTTGGTGAAGAAAGTAAAGATGTTTTTTCTCAACCACGCAAAGTGGGAGTTCTTGAATTGGCTCATATGGGAACTTTATTTATAGATGAAGTAGCTGATTTGCCAATAAACGCACAAAGTAAAATACTGAATTTCCTGCAAACAAATAATTTTGCTAGAAATGGTAGTAAGAATATGGTTAAGCTTGATGTGAGAATTATTTCTTCCACAAGTAAAGATTTAAAAAAAGAAATCTCTCAAGGAAAATTCAGAGAAGATTTATTCTATAGATTAAATGTTATTGAAGTAAACGTCCCACCTTTATCAGAAAGAAAAGATGATATTCAGCTTTTAAGTGAATTCTTCTTGCATTATTTTTATCAATATTCGGGATTTCCTCTGCGTAAACTTGCAACTGAAACCATTTTAACTTTACAAAATTACAACTGGCCAGGAAATATCCGTCAATTACGTAATGTTATTGAGTGGTTACTTATTATGTCAGACTCTAATCCCAATGAACTAATAACTTCTGATATGTTACCTCCTGAGTTAATGAACAACTCCTCTTCTAGTGCCATGGAAAACACCCCCAGCAGCAGCACCTCCACTAATAACTCTATTGATATGCCACTTAGAGACGCTCGAGAAGCTTTTGAAAGACAGTATTTATTAACTCAATTAACAAGATTTGATTCAAACATTACAAAAATGGCAAATTTTATAGGTATGGAGCGATCAGCCCTACACCGCAAATTAAAAAGCCTGGAAATTGGAAATAATGATGAATAA
- a CDS encoding PAS domain-containing sensor histidine kinase: protein MPHKKMNLETCKRYLHKINPLKLMRYHTVILLMAVMVSVFFTYNELTKSQLSAIQNPSTIIILIVINLILILSLAILVVRKLFRLWHKSKHQSGKLQNRIIFMFCLIAAVPTIVVTVFSTIFFNFGIQSWFDQRVSTAINESVVVAGSYFDVQLQLIESDVRIMSQDIDYLAEYNFYNTEQLEGYLNKQAEDKNLVEAVVFKLDENKIIAQSNYNFTIPFNDLPDNSIEEAEANNVVVMKADEDNKVRALVQLDFLNDVYLLIGRVVDNQVLEHMINTRGAASEYERLRGKISNLQIQFLIIFIVVSLLLLFAAIWLGIILSSALIKPLNRLVAATEQITEGNFNIDVNISNKTDEISALARAFNIMALELGNQREKLIEANHEIQAKHHFSETVLSGVSAGVVALDLEKQISAINPTAINILSLDKNIDLTDQSFDKLCPEIATLLPHAQEFIGHEVKKEIVINRGTRSSILAVRIMTEKFLGKTEGYIVTFDDITTLVLAQRSAAWSDVARKIAHEIKNPLTPIHLAAERLKKKYSGEVSDIKNFDKYIDIIVKHVKDIGTMVEEFVQFARMPTPSFEAVNISQLIREAIFSRKCLDKNIQYVTEINIDPAMVNCDTRQISQVLLNLLKNAEEAIEEGPNSNNGIIKVILLKRDNFIELEVIDNGGGFPSELFDRLTEPYLTSKATGTGLGLAIVKKILDEHKIDLSLANNDEGATIKLTFKETNKG, encoded by the coding sequence ATGCCACATAAAAAGATGAATTTAGAAACGTGCAAAAGGTATTTACATAAGATCAATCCCTTAAAACTAATGCGTTACCACACAGTTATTTTATTAATGGCTGTGATGGTGAGCGTATTTTTTACCTATAATGAATTAACTAAAAGTCAATTATCTGCTATTCAGAACCCATCCACTATAATCATATTAATTGTAATAAACTTAATTTTAATTTTATCTCTAGCAATTTTGGTAGTAAGAAAATTATTCCGTCTTTGGCATAAAAGTAAACATCAGTCTGGAAAACTGCAAAACAGAATTATTTTTATGTTCTGCTTGATAGCTGCAGTACCAACCATTGTTGTTACAGTTTTCTCCACCATATTCTTTAATTTTGGAATTCAATCTTGGTTTGATCAAAGAGTTAGCACTGCTATTAATGAATCAGTAGTGGTTGCTGGATCATATTTTGATGTGCAATTACAATTAATTGAATCTGATGTTAGAATAATGTCTCAAGATATAGATTATCTTGCCGAATATAATTTTTATAATACAGAACAACTTGAAGGATATTTAAACAAACAAGCTGAAGATAAGAATCTTGTGGAAGCAGTTGTATTTAAATTAGACGAAAATAAAATTATAGCCCAAAGTAATTATAATTTTACTATTCCATTTAACGATTTACCAGATAATTCCATAGAAGAAGCAGAAGCAAATAATGTGGTGGTTATGAAAGCTGATGAAGATAATAAAGTAAGAGCTCTGGTACAGCTAGACTTTTTAAATGACGTGTATTTACTTATTGGTAGAGTTGTTGACAATCAAGTTCTAGAACATATGATTAATACCAGAGGAGCAGCCAGTGAATATGAACGTTTGCGTGGAAAGATCTCCAATTTACAAATTCAGTTTCTAATTATATTTATAGTGGTATCTCTATTATTACTTTTTGCTGCAATATGGCTTGGTATAATATTATCCTCCGCCTTAATAAAACCTTTAAATAGATTAGTGGCTGCTACTGAACAAATAACAGAAGGAAACTTTAATATAGACGTCAACATATCTAACAAAACTGATGAAATATCAGCTTTAGCTAGAGCATTTAACATAATGGCTTTAGAGCTTGGAAACCAAAGAGAAAAACTTATAGAAGCCAATCATGAAATCCAAGCTAAACATCACTTTAGCGAAACTGTTTTATCTGGTGTGTCAGCAGGTGTTGTCGCGCTAGACCTAGAGAAACAAATTTCAGCGATCAATCCTACTGCTATAAATATATTATCTCTTGATAAAAACATAGATTTAACCGATCAATCATTTGATAAATTATGCCCTGAAATTGCTACTCTTTTACCTCATGCACAAGAATTTATTGGTCATGAAGTGAAGAAAGAAATTGTAATTAATAGAGGAACTCGTAGCTCTATTTTAGCTGTTAGAATCATGACTGAGAAATTCTTAGGAAAAACAGAGGGCTATATTGTCACTTTTGACGATATAACAACTTTAGTTTTGGCACAAAGAAGTGCAGCATGGTCAGACGTTGCAAGAAAAATTGCCCATGAAATAAAAAATCCTCTCACACCTATTCACTTAGCAGCAGAAAGACTGAAAAAGAAATACTCAGGAGAGGTTAGCGATATAAAAAACTTTGATAAATACATCGATATAATAGTTAAACATGTAAAAGATATTGGTACAATGGTAGAAGAATTTGTTCAGTTTGCTAGAATGCCTACACCTAGTTTTGAGGCTGTAAACATATCTCAATTAATTAGAGAAGCCATTTTTTCAAGAAAATGCTTAGACAAGAATATTCAATACGTCACTGAAATTAATATAGATCCGGCCATGGTAAATTGTGATACTCGTCAAATAAGTCAAGTATTATTAAATCTACTTAAAAACGCTGAAGAAGCCATTGAAGAAGGACCTAATTCTAATAACGGAATAATAAAAGTTATCCTCTTAAAAAGAGATAATTTTATTGAACTTGAAGTTATAGATAATGGCGGTGGATTCCCAAGTGAATTATTTGATCGATTAACAGAGCCTTATTTAACAAGTAAAGCAACAGGAACTGGATTAGGGCTAGCAATTGTTAAAAAGATATTAGATGAGCATAAAATTGATCTATCATTGGCCAATAATGATGAAGGCGCAACCATTAAACTAACTTTTAAAGAAACAAATAAAGGATAA